The Pan paniscus chromosome 2, NHGRI_mPanPan1-v2.0_pri, whole genome shotgun sequence genome contains the following window.
CCTCCTGTGGAAGGGAACTGCTGACATGGCCCTGCTGGCATGCTGAGCATCTCTCTCCATCCTTCTAAGAAACTCTGATGCCAGGTATGATCTGTCCAGGTCTTGCGAGTCTTAATGTCTAGTTGAGCCCCAAAAAAACCCATGGTGGATACAGCTCTTCCTCCCCTCAGCCCTCTCCTACCTACTTCTAGGCTTTTATCCCATGTAGGTGGAACTGTGATATTAGTCCAGCTAGTCAAGATGAAATCCAACCAGCTTGCTCACTTCGCCATCCTGGGCGCTTTCCCATTGCCACGTCTCCCTAGCTAACAATCAAGATTAAAGGGCACCTGGGTTTTGACAACCAGCTCCCCTTCCTCCCATCCAATAAGAAGACTTGACCAAGATGCTTAGAATCATTTAATGAATGTTCCAAACACACCCTTCACTGGGCTACAGGTAAATTTCACTGGGATGGAAGCAGATGAACCACCCAATCAAACAGTACATGATTACTCGGTTTCCAGAAATCTGGATACCAGAAAAACTCAGTAGGAAACATCAGGATCACCTAGCCAGAGGTTCCTTGTGATTCTttgcttcctcctctcctcttcctcctccctgctaAGGAACTTCTCCAGGGGTACAAATGTTCAGGATGGGAGAAGGGGAAGTCAGGTCCCTTATCTCTAGGGCAAAGAGGAGTGCTGTGACACCACACCCCAGAGACAACAAGATGATGTGGAGGCACAGGCCTGCTCAATAAATAGTTCCCAGAAGTCTCCACAGTGGGATTAATGGGCCCAGGGACGCTGAACTGCAGGAGCCACCTTCCCGAGGCCAGGCTGTGGCCTGCTCGCTACGTGTTGCACACCAGAACATCTGCAAAAGGTCCCAGGAGGATCTTGTTGAAGATGCAGCGGACCCACACCAGGTAGGTGGTGAAGGGCTTGATGTTCTCAGTGAAGGTGTGGTTCTGCAGAGCCAGGATGTAAGGCACGTAGGTGTTCTCCCCCTGCTCCTGCAGCCACACCTCGTACTTCACCTCCCTCACCTTCAGGTATTTAAGGTTCCATGGGATCTGCCAGGAGACAGTGAGGCGGGCCTCGGAGGCGCCATGCACTGACGCCTGGCACCGTGCCTCCCGCACCTTGCCTGGATATAGGCCGACTGTCCACTTCTGCTTCCGTGGTCCTGGCCGGCCCTTCACCACGCGCCGTATGGTTTGAATGAGGGACGGGATGTCCACCTTGGTGTCCTGGTAGATTCGGAAGAGCCACTCGGGGTTCCGGCAACAGAGATGCCGTGGGACCTCACGGCTTTGCAGGATACGGGCTTGCTCAGCCCGGTCCAGATGGGTGATGCCCCCCTGATCCCAGGGCCGCTCAGGGTGTGTGACTGTGTTCTCTGGCATCATGTTCCGCCAGGCTACATACTGGAGGTCCATGCCAGGCAGCATGGCCAGCGTCTTATAGGGAGTGTAGTGGTCGGGATTGACAGCATATGGGAAGAGCTCTACCACAGTTGCCCCACGGGGCAGGAAGAGGGTGGTGACCAGCTGGGCCCCATGCATGCTGACCAGCATGGAGGCATTGCTGACCAGCCGCACGACATCAGCAAAGGCGTGGTCCTCCAGGGACACTGTCACTGTCttcatctggaactcctgggccagTGCCAGCAGCAGCTCTGCCTCATTCAGAATGAGTCTGTTCTGGGTTCGGCTAAAGACCAGAATGTACTCCTCGCCTAGGGGGACTCCTGTGTGGCTCACGTTCAGCTTTTCTGTCATGAACCGTGCAAACTGCCGGATCTCATTGCCTGAGACGAGGATGTTGGCCTTCGGGCCCTGGGGCTGCACAAAGCCATACTGGTACCAGGTAGTGATCTTGGAGAGGCCCACAAAAGCATGGGAGAAGCACAGCAGCCGGCCCAGGGTCTTCAGCTGTGCCCGCAGGAGAGGCTGCTTGGGGCTGAGCAGCTTGTAGAGGTCGAAGTGTGCACCCTCGCCCCAGCCCTCCATGAAGAAGAGCCGTGCCTCGTGGGCCAGGCCGGGAAACTGCCGCAGGGTGTAGAAGAGTGGCAGCAGGTCGTCGTGAAAGACGTGCATGAGGTTGTCGGGGTTGAAGCGGTTGGCGATGAGGGCCACGTCTGGCACGAACACCGGCTTGGGCATGAAGCGCAGGGCAGCAGCAGGCAGCTCCACGAAGTTGAAGTACTGAGTGTTGTGGTCCTCCACGGTGGATAGGTCGAGCAGGGCTGGCTGGAAGCGCCGGGAGCCCAGGTTGGGCAGCATGACAGAGGTGTTGCCATGGAAGAAGATGAACTCCTCAGCCTCGTTGGAGTAGCAGAGCCACTTGAAGCGGCAGATGCGGTCTGTGTGCGTGCGGCCCGTGCACACCATGTGTGTGCCGCCCTCCATCAGGATCTGCAGTGCCTTCGGGTAGTCGATCCTCAGTGCTGGGGCTGGCTCTGTGGCCTGTCGGCCGAGGGCCAGCTCCTCCTCCAGTGTGGCTGCATGCTCACGCAGCCGCACATGCTTCCACAGGACTGCTGCCAGCACCGACACCAGGAGGGCGTTGAACACCGCCGAGAGGTGCATCCTAATGCCACTGTGGGGCCCTAATGAGATGACGGCCACTGGGAAGCACCACAGGCCAGGCGGGCTTCACCCATCCCTATGGGCATCCTGAGAAGTGATGAAAGCCtgcaggaggaaagaaggaaaagaaaaaggaattggcAGTCTTCCTGGCATCATTACAAGctcctgctatgtgccaggcactgtagctAGGCTCTGTGTGCCCGCAACAGCACTGGATCCTTGCAGCCATTGTGCACATTGGTGATAGGCGTAGTAGATTAGAccattgtttaaaatattctctccctccccatcGCCTCCATGTTGGAAAGTGCATCCCCACACCCAACTTTGGGCTTAGCCATTtaacttgctttggccagtgagATGTCAGCAGACAGAACATAATCAAAGGTTTGGAAAGTGTTTGGGCTGGCCTTGCCCTCTTTATGACACTGCCATAAGAAGAATGTATTCAGGCTAACTTGCTGGCCCCAAGAGGAGCGAGATACGCATGAAGCAGAACTGCTCCGGCCATGCCCTGTTCTAGTTCAGCTGATCCCTCATGACTGAGTGGGCCCAGCCAAGAGCAGCAGTGCGATCAGCCAAACCCAGCCAAGATCAGCCAACACATAGACATCAGGGCTGAGCAACAGCTGATTAAACATCCCTGAAATTCTGGGGCTGTTTGTGATGAAGCACTGCTGCAGCAAAAGCTAACAAAGAGAGGCCATAGGAAAGACAGGCCATAGGAAAATCCCTTGCAGGGGCCTGACATTCCTGGACTCTGGGTAATGACTTTTCCTTAAATGAGAACAACTGGCATTGGAGATCTGTGAACACTGTTCCCAGGTTGCACACCAAGACCCCAGTATGCCGCCTTTGAGAGACACACACACGTATGGTCAGCTAAGCTTTGCTCCTGCTTAAAGCTCCTTTAGAAATCATGCCTGCTGGCTTTTAGAATCCCTTAGGAGGAGGGTAGAAACTCGTCCCCTCAGTGGTAAGATAATTGTATCTGGGTATCATCATTGAAAAATGTTTTGTGTACTGAGGCAAAAAAACCCAATAGGGTTTTAAATGCCCTctcccatatacacacacagacagagaggCCTGGCTAGGGGTGAGCATTTACTCCCTCTTCTTGCGATACTGTGAAGGGTATCATGCCTGCTCTGGGACCCAAGGATTATTCAGACAGTTGAAGAAGCTCATCTTTTGTGACACAGGAGCAGCACAGGTAACACCTGACACCTGCAGGGCACTGCACCGGGAGGGAGTAGCGGCTCCTTTATTCCCTTGTGGCTAGGTCCTGATGCAATTCCTGCCTCCCTGCAATGAAAAGAATCCAGTCCTTTGACAGAAGAGACCAAGCTTCCTTGgggctttgttttgttctgtGCTCACTGGCATTCCTGGATTGTGGGCTTCTCTAGCACCACGGTAGAATATATAGGAGGCAAGAAGAAAACCCAGAGAACTCACCATTACGTTGTTCTGTGAGTTCCAGGATCCCTAGCTGGTTCACTCTTTTCTCCACCTTTCAGTCTtccaatgttttatatataatgtccagTATTTTTAGCTATATTAGTAAAAGGGATAGGGATAAATTTGTCTACTCTATTTTGACCAGAACCTGAGGTATCCTTGGCATCCTGCTTTTTTTTAaccaagctcccaggtgattctggggTACAAACAGATTTGAGGAAAACCAAGTAGCTCTTAACCAAAGAAGCAGACCATGAATCACATTACCACTTATCAGTTTAAAAGCTTGGAAATGTTTTCGTATTTCTTTTGTATATAAATTAGAGTAGGCTCAATGTCATCCTTATAATCACATCACCATCACTCAGTTGCTTTCTGATACATCTTGAGTCAGGAAGATGAGGATCACCATTTAGCTGGCACAAGAACCCACAACCCCACTGCCTAAGCTGTGGGCAGCAGTGAGCAGCCTACATGTTAGTTACGCCTTATTAATAGCAACAGCTAGTATGAGTTACTGTTCTGCTTTACTTCACTGCAAAATATCTTTTGGGTTTCAACAACACCTGTATGCCCATAGGAGTATGCCATGCATGTGACTCTTCCCTATCACGTACTATGGGGGAAAGACAAAGGGCCAAACGTTGCAGCCGGAACCCTGCAGAACTTCAGATCAGGTCTATCACTTTGCTGTGTGACACTGGACATGTTACTATGCCTCTCTGGCTCCTGGATGCCTGGATGATCAGATAAAGCATCACGCTGACCTGGGCTTCTCACCTGTTTAGCAATAAACTATGAAGCAGGATGCCAGCAATAAACATAAGCCCAGCTAAGCCAGGATACAAAGGAGTGGCTTCATTTTTTGTTctcagaagggagaaaggaaaggtgaCTCCCACTCAGGCAATCATGTCTACCCAGAACCTTAGAagatgaccttatttggaaaaaggctCTTTGCACAGACAATTAGATAAGAATCTTGAAATGAGATCATACTGGATGAGGATGGGTCATAAATCCAATGTGACTACCcttaaaagagacagaaaaggacaCACGGAGaaagagaaggccatgtgaagatgaagacgAGACTGGAGTGATGTAGTTATAAGCCAAAGAACCAGCCCGGATGACCAAAACCATTAGAAgcaaaatagaagaaaggaaggattctcccctagagccttcagagggagcatggccctgctgacacctcaatCTTAGACTTCTGGCTTCTAGAACtgggagagaataaatttctttcattttaagccactaaatgtgtgctaatttgttgcagcagctctagaaaactaatatagGGACCATAAGAATTCATTTGAAAAAGGGGTTCTGTGCTCTTAAGAAGGAATTCCACTGCTACAAAGGTTAACAACCACTAAGCAAGTCCTCATTTTATGCAGAGAAGCAATTTGCCCAACGTCACACAGCAAATCAGGAATAAGAATGGAAGTGTTCTAGAACACACCTGCTGCAGCACTGCCTCCCAGTGGGGATGACTAGGGAGACCAGCAGGTCACCAGCAGGCCCAGCTGTGAAGCTTCTGTGTTCAGGTTCTCATGAAGTTAGGACTCCACTTCGCCATCCACCTGCCTAGCTCCACGGCCCAGGCCAGTCTGATATGGATGAGCTGCTTGAACCCTCCTGAGGGGTGGGGAACTTCTATCTAGGACGGTCAGAACACCTCAGTCTTGGGAAGCCAACTCCATACATTAGTTTGACTTGTGGATTTGCTCTTCTGGAGACACCTTTAAAGGTATCACTGATCAATCAGTAGCTATCACATCATCTCCCAAACCAGCCTGGCTCTCAGTTTCCAATGCATTACTGGTTGCAGGTAGCTCCCAGAAGAGGATATGCACTGTCTGGATAAGTTTGAggataaaaagacagaaagactCGGGTTCAAACCCCAGCTCCTCGACCTACTGCATGTCCTTTCTAAACTCAGGCTCCTCATCAATGAAAATGGGGGTACAGTACCCACCTCACAGGAATGTGGAGGTCAGAAATGATGTATAGTTGAATTTTGTGAATGGTGATACTCAACCACTTTTGACTTATAAGAACCACAATTTCATTCCATCAGGTTCAACCTAACAGGTGCAGTATATAGTGGAGCcgaaaataaaaaggttttaagGCACCAGATAGCTAATAAAAGGCCACTGGGATATAGACAAAACATtggcattttaaaacattttggacATACGTGGCTGCCTTCATCTGACTCAACGCAAAAACTGATCAGTGGTGAGGCAGGCACTGTCACTTTTCATCACAGTCATTTGAAACAAAGGATTTTATAGCTAAGCAGGAGAAGATTCCTTCCAAAGAAGATGGAGACTGACCAGACAGTGAACGCTGTCACTATGTCATTGGTGGCACCTTGGGCCTGGTCAGTTGCCAACCCTCTGCTTCTTGGGCATCCAGGTCGAGTGTACTGACAGACGACATAATGGACACTGTTGCTTCCCCCAGCAGCCACTGCCCTCTTCCTTTTCCTAACAACATCCCTAGTGTGCCCAGAAAGCCACCCTCCTGCTGACACCCAcgaggctcagagaagctcaGACCTTGCACCTCAGGTGGACTGTCAGCAGAGCCTACTTCTTGGGCCAGTTACTGGCCCGGCCGTGGCAAAGTTACCTGAGTGGGACCAATTCAGCTGAGGAATGAGGTGTCACATGCCATGTTCCTACCCACTGGACAGAAAAAGAAGGTGTTGTCCCAAGGCTGCTGGCTGCCATCTGCTGACCATGCGGAAACCAGCTTGAGGCAAAGACAGTGCCTAGGACGGCATGGCCAAAGAGATACAGACGACCCTGGTGACATCTCCAAGCCCCATCTCTGGACATCCTGCTGTGAGAAATGGTAACTCCTCATTGCTGAAGCCAGGTTGGGTTGGGATTTTGGCTTCCCACAGCCAGAACATTCCAACTGGTATGGAGGGAGAACTTGTTTGCAAAGTGTCATGCATGAGGCAAACATGCAGGGTCTGGCTGCATCTCCTGTTTCTGAGCTCTGTGCTCTAGCTTAGGGGGATTATTTGGCATCAGTTTCCCCTGGACTCTTCTATAACTTGGGTAAATGAAGCCCCCTCCCTAAGAAACCTTTTCATGAGACATGAAAACAATCAAATAGAGGATCTGCGACAATTTTCTATACAGGTGCCACCTGCCAGTAGGGAATGAGAACTAAGGCCACCAAAGTGTCACAGCACGGGCAGAAGGTGGGCTTCAGTGAGCCCTGCAGGCAGGAAGTACCAGACCCCTCCTGAGGAGCAAACAAGTCCTCTGGTGTGGCTGTTTCCTGGAGCTTTCAGAGGGACAGAGATGTGATATCTGAACAGTACAAAGGCAGGGGCTAGGAGGCAGTCCAGGGAATGTGACCCAAGGACACCACACAATCCAGTCTGGTTGGAATGGATGGTTCACAAGGAGAAGTAGAGAGAAACTTAGAAAAATCAGCTGAGGGTGTGATGCCAGATCAAGGAGTTTGAACTGTATCTTATAGGCAATAGGGAGCTATTATAGGTCTTGGAGCAGAGCAGCCTGGAGGTTCTCTGGGAGAACAGAGGTAGAAAAACCAGTTAGGGGCTCCCAAGCTCAGAGTCTCCCCATTTAATACAGGAGAGGAGAGCCTGAGTGTTAGAATGGGGGGCCTAGAAGAGAGCGCACAGAGGAAGCTGGTGGGTCACACTCTGCATGAAGTGGGCACAGGAGCATGTTCCTGATGGCAATTCGAGTCCCAAAGTCTGCAgatgatttaaatttaaataaattctgaCGAACTCAAAGCTCATCCTTTAATAAAACTTCCACTCATTCACATCTTAATGGACCTTCTTGGTGGTGAGAGAAGAGGATAAAGTCACAGCTATGTTGAGGGCCCTGCAGAAAGGAGAATATAGTGGGGCCCTGACTTCATGTCCTTCATTCAGGTCTTCAAGGCTCTTGTGGAACACGGGCTGAGAACTTCTGGGCCAGCCACAGGTGAGAGGCCAGAGCTCTGTGGCTGCCTTCTTAGCTGGGTTTTAACATCACCTCCAGTCAGCCTTGTTCATCTCTAGGGGAGTGTCCCTGTGAGCCTAGAAACCCTGCAGCTGAGAAATCTAATTAAACTCAGTGTTTCCTCAGTCTTTTCCAACCCATACATCCATTGATAATAAAGAGAAACTCTCTCATGCCCCAAACTGACCTGTAAAGTTCAGTATCCCCTTCTCCCTCATTCATAAGACTCTCTTCTGCAAAGTCTGCTCCTCAAGACCAGTGGATTCTATCAAGCTTTACTTTCTGAAATCGGTATTTTATATCAACATCTATctctatattttacttttcaatgTAAAATTATATCACTGCACATGTTCTTTCAAATAGGCATGCCCCCAACTGGACATTCTCCATACAACCCCACCAACTAAGAACTACTGTGCTGAACTACATTAAAGTGCTGATATGACCATTTTTGACCAGTGTCCCATGGTCCTGCCATAAGAACCAACTATCCTTACCACCACCATGGTATGGACAGTTCTTCTCAAGAGAGGACACCTGCGTGCCCAGTAAGACATGCCC
Protein-coding sequences here:
- the POMGNT2 gene encoding protein O-linked-mannose beta-1,4-N-acetylglucosaminyltransferase 2, which gives rise to MHLSAVFNALLVSVLAAVLWKHVRLREHAATLEEELALGRQATEPAPALRIDYPKALQILMEGGTHMVCTGRTHTDRICRFKWLCYSNEAEEFIFFHGNTSVMLPNLGSRRFQPALLDLSTVEDHNTQYFNFVELPAAALRFMPKPVFVPDVALIANRFNPDNLMHVFHDDLLPLFYTLRQFPGLAHEARLFFMEGWGEGAHFDLYKLLSPKQPLLRAQLKTLGRLLCFSHAFVGLSKITTWYQYGFVQPQGPKANILVSGNEIRQFARFMTEKLNVSHTGVPLGEEYILVFSRTQNRLILNEAELLLALAQEFQMKTVTVSLEDHAFADVVRLVSNASMLVSMHGAQLVTTLFLPRGATVVELFPYAVNPDHYTPYKTLAMLPGMDLQYVAWRNMMPENTVTHPERPWDQGGITHLDRAEQARILQSREVPRHLCCRNPEWLFRIYQDTKVDIPSLIQTIRRVVKGRPGPRKQKWTVGLYPGKVREARCQASVHGASEARLTVSWQIPWNLKYLKVREVKYEVWLQEQGENTYVPYILALQNHTFTENIKPFTTYLVWVRCIFNKILLGPFADVLVCNT